One region of Eupeodes corollae chromosome 1, idEupCoro1.1, whole genome shotgun sequence genomic DNA includes:
- the LOC129942406 gene encoding uncharacterized protein K02A2.6-like, giving the protein MKGLARSFVFWPGIDADIERMAMNCSNCTKNAHLPPQFREHHWEYPKGPWERVHIDYAGPVAGMMLLIVSDAYSKWLEVKTTNSMTTGATISILDELFAAYGVPVIVVSDNGTNFTSAEFKTYLQTVGVKYHKLTAPYHPSTNGQAERSVQTVKNALRTMETTKTSLQLNLNKFLRQYRKAPHTTTGQSPSQLFLGRSLRTSLDLLRPDDIFTKVTEKQNSQFSPTFRILQPGQSVFFLSNNPRMDKWVPGVIRNRLGDLHYEITYLGKRFKRHIDQIKGHKDNYSNNQDKTYGSQYAEHIDVPVNDRSSQYIRPPQTPTPHQQPLSETSTAVVVPKQQSLTPQETHSPGHGIQLITPPAAPRRSTRPRVLFSP; this is encoded by the coding sequence ATGAAAGGTTTGGCACGATCATTTGTTTTTTGGCCGGGAATTGACGCAGATATCGAACGTATGGCAATGAATTGTAGCAACTGTACTAAAAATGCACACTTACCCCCCCAGTTTCGAGAACACCATTGGGAGTATCCAAAAGGACCGTGGGAACGAGTCCATATAGACTACGCGGGACCCGTCGCTGGAATGATGTTACTCATAGTATCTGATGCGTATAGCAAGTGGCTTGAAGTTAAAACAACTAACTCGATGACAACTGGTGCTACTATATCTATTCTCGATGAATTATTTGCTGCATATGGTGTCCCAGTAATAGTGGTGTCTGATAATGGCACAAATTTTACGTCAGCTGAATTTAAAACGTATCTACAGACAGTTGGCGTAAAATATCATAAGCTGACAGCACCGTACCATCCATCAACGAATGGACAAGCCGAGCGGAGCGTACAAACAGTAAAAAATGCACTAAGAACCATGGAAACTACTAAGACCTCACTTCAGCTAAACCTTAACAAATTCCTTCGGCAATATAGAAAAGCACCTCATACCACCACAGGCCAATCACCATCGCAGCTATTTTTGGGTCGTTCACTCCGGACTAGTCTAGATCTCCTCAGACCTGATGATATATTTACAAAAgtaactgaaaaacaaaactcgCAATTCAGCCCAACCTTCCGCATTCTGCAACCAGGGCAATCGGTCTTTTTCTTATCAAACAACCCTCGTATGGACAAATGGGTTCCAGGAGTTATCAGGAACCGTTTGGGAGACCTTCATTATGAAATCACGTACCTTGGCAAACGGTTTAAACGCCATATCGACCAGATCAAAGGTCATAAagataattattcaaataatcAAGATAAAACTTATGGATCGCAATATGCAGAGCATATAGATGTTCCAGTCAACGATCGCTCTAGTCAATACATAAGACCACCACAAACGCCTACACCACATCAACAGCCACTGAGTGAAACTAGTACTGCTGTTGTAGTACCTAAGCAGCAGTCCCTTACTCCACAAGAGACGCATTCACCTGGACATGGAATTCAATTAATTACACCCCCAGCAGCTCCACGAAGATCCACCAGACCTCGGGTCTTATTCTCACCTTAG
- the LOC129942413 gene encoding uncharacterized protein K02A2.6-like: MSLSEETLQSLTSVFSEAIKKAVVDATQAAISTATRNGTSSHQPSPKLPTFSIGEYKSSESESVGDYFRRFEWALQLSKIPATDYPHYARVHMGTELNNALKTLSSPQNPEVLSYEQIKTTLVNHFDTTKNKYAKSIKFRHIVQQADESVANFTLRLRQGAVNCDYGNFLDRMFIEQFLHGLSCREMCNAIIIKQPDTFAIAYEAAQSIEASRNTAVEVKSEITPAGEATHKLGYAPPRFKRGQKEALQPFKQGQIPNQTCNGCGGRHFRNQCKFREAECHACGKKGHIARRCRSKTAQIVEVNEEQPSDSDEIVQCLKNINLVNSIKPTSTSDTLKIEVKIDGCDLVMELDTGSPCAIISAQILRTIKPQFSLIKSDRQFASYTRHRLNCIGRIPVTVTVGRKVRRLNLYVVEGHFDTLFGREWIAQFASEINFSKFFETSGHVNSLTSTTPNLSEEQRNQMNSLLNQYEEVFSNIAGKLKGPPASLHFKPDVSPVFMRAREIPLALRDAYAKEIDSKISSGFYKKVEYSEWASTTHIVSKKNGRIRITGNYKPTLNPRIIIDEHPIPKVEDIFNQMKDARVFCHLDVTDAYSHLPIDEEFSHAMTLNTTTHGLIRPTRAVYGAANIPAIWQRRIEM; this comes from the coding sequence ATGTCATTGTCAGAAGAAACCCTGCAATCGCTTACATCAGTCTTCTCGGAAGCAATCAAAAAAGCAGTTGTGGATGCCACACAGGCGGCGATATCAACTGCCACAAGAAACGGCACATCCTCACACCAACCTTCtccaaaattaccaacattttCTATTGGTGAGTATAAATCATCTGAATCTGAATCAGTCGGAGATTATTTTAGGCGATTCGAATGGGCACTCCAACTCAGCAAGATCCCAGCAACCGATTACCCGCATTACGCACGTGTTCATATGGGAACAGAGCTGAACAATGCCCTTAAAACGCTTTCAAGTCCACAGAATCCAGAAGTCCTTTCAtacgaacaaataaaaacaaccctTGTAAATCATTTTGACACGACAAAGAACAAATATGctaaaagcatcaaattcagACATATTGTTCAGCAAGCTGATGAATCAGTTGCCAACTTTACGCTTCGTCTGAGGCAAGGCGCTGTGAATTGTGATTATGGTAATTTTTTGGACAGGATGTTCATAGAACAATTTCTGCATGGACTTTCTTGTCGTGAGATGTGCAATGCTATAATAATCAAACAGCCAGACACATTTGCTATTGCATATGAAGCCGCACAATCAATTGAAGCAAGTCGCAACACAGCAGTTGAGGTGAAATCAGAAATAACACCGGCAGGTGAAGCCACACACAAACTGGGATATGCCCCCCCACGGTTCAAGCGCGGCCAAAAAGAAGCATTACAACCATTTAAACAAGGACAAATCCCAAATCAAACTTGTAATGGGTGTGGAGGTAGACATTTTAGGAATCAATGCAAATTTCGAGAAGCAGAGTGCCATGCTTGTGGCAAAAAGGGTCATATTGCAAGAAGGTGCCGATCGAAAACCGCACAAATTGTCGAGGTCAACGAGGAACAGCCGAGTGATTCAGATGAAATAGTACAAtgtctcaaaaatataaacctgGTCAACTCCATAAAGCCTACTTCCACATCAGACACCCTAAAAATCGAAGTGAAAATTGATGGCTGTGACCTCGTGATGGAGCTAGATACTGGTTCACCATGTGCCATCATTAGTGCACAGATTCTTCGCACTATTAAACCCCAGTTTTCGTTAATAAAGTCAGACAGACAGTTCGCAAGTTACACCCGCCACCGACTTAATTGCATCGGACGTATTCCAGTTACTGTAACTGTTGGCAGAAAAGTTCGTAGGTTAAATCTCTATGTGGTAGAAGGCCACTTTGACACTCTCTTTGGAAGGGAATGGATCGCTCAATTCGCcagtgaaataaatttttctaagtTCTTTGAAACTTCAGGTCACGTCAACTCTCTCACATCAACAACTCCTAATCTGTCAGAGGAACAACGAAATCAAATGAACTCCCTTCTCAACCAATACGAAGAGGTGTTCAGTAACATAGCTGGCAAACTAAAGGGACCTCCTGCTTCACTTCATTTTAAGCCTGACGTGTCACCAGTTTTTATGAGAGCAAGGGAAATTCCTTTGGCATTGCGGGATGCTTATGCCAAAGAGATCGACTCGAAAATTTCCTCaggattctataaaaaagtgGAATACTCGGAGTGGGCATCAACAACACATATAGTATCCAAGAAAAATGGACGTATTCGTATTACTGGGAATTACAAGCCAACACTTAATCCACGAATAATCATTGATGAACATCCAATTCCAAAAGTTGaggatatatttaatcaaatgaAAGATGCAAGAGTATTCTGCCACTTGGACGTCACAGATGCCTATTCACACTTACCCATTGACGAGGAGTTCAGCCATGCCATGACATTGAACACCACTACCCATGGATTAATTCGGCCAACTCGTGCTGTATACGGAGCTGCAAACATTCCGGCAATTTGGCAGCGGCGAATCGAAATGTAA
- the LOC129941259 gene encoding kinesin-like protein KIF19: MQIYEYGMRTKRLAMSRNGNWSSGSGSSSSTTPGTSTMQSEERLVVAVRVRPSLETTDRCIEVISGKALLFDDGSKNRPRKYAYDHVFREEDSQEAVYKTTTAPLVKDVLNGLNAAVFAYGATGSGKTHTMLGPNKRRTGINTSGSGAPSHPPDHPPRTASNSYTDGDTSSADNGLMVRAIDEIFEHFEMAEEEGAFKVCISYLEIYNELIRDLLNPGGPLELREDNRGQRITVAGLSEITASSRQEVISLLLKGNKARTMEPTAANQTSSRSHALLSITVQMRTSLGTKQGRLFLTDLAGSERAKKTKNRGKRLQEGAHINRSLLALGNCINALSGGARYVNYRDSKLTRLLKEALSGKCKTVMIAHVAPEGKHRDETKNTLVYADRANNITTRLQNTGYIDEVKDFPMKHYQSLVTDLREEVTRLRSKMLTERPRSGAALARTTAVDDEKRKSELRYLREQIVLTFKQQMKLRRKLLEAESHLLGLELDAERQHMIISHWQGRMGKLYDTLVEDDGESEGSIALKNAWGELAAIEKESRRYKEIRERTEQELEMCRQKGVQLEDELPERISSDEERELLALLCRVHELEADKVSLQAERLARQAELRRRDLQLLRAERQRRLCEDIISSQRRLIEDGNVDLPDELRELYALYQQEIHAGTVNSSGLTFYERKLPPIYSAGSESPGSSSSGSDWSPSPLPPIELGQEVPLAISIQEDPDRLMGPLVNSRVRKMSTSRKRSKSTNARTSE; this comes from the exons ATGCAAATTTACGAGTATGGCATG AGAACGAAACGTTTAGCAATGAGTCGCAACGGCAATTGGTCAAGTGGAAGTGGAAGTTCGTCATCAACTACACCTGGAACAAGTACAATGCAAAGTGAAGAACGTCTTGTg GTAGCAGTACGTGTACGGCCAAGTCTTGAAACAACTGATAGATGTATAGAGGTTATATCGGGAAAAGCTTTGTTGTTTGATGATGGAAGTAAAAATCGTCCAAGAAAATATGCTTATGATCATGTTTTTCGAGAAGAAGATTCACAG gaagctgtttacaaaacaacaacagcaccaCTTGTTAAAGATGTACTCAATGGATTAAATGCTGCAGTATTTGCGTATGGAGCAACTGGTTCTGGTAAAACTCATACAATGTTGGGTCCGAATAAACGAAGAACAGGAATTAATACATCCGGATCGGGAGCACCATCACATCCTCCAGATCATCCACCCCGAACAGCTAGTAATTCGTATACAGATGGAGACACAAGTAGTGCAGATAATGGTCTGATGGTTCGAGCAattgatgaaatttttgaacattttgaaatggCTGAAGAGGAAGGTGCTTTTAAG gtTTGTATTTCCTATTTGGAAATATACAATGAGCTTATACGTGATCTTTTGAATCCTGGAGGCCCGTTGGAACTACGGGAAGATAACCGTGGACAACGAATAACTGTGGCCGGATTGTCAGAGATAACAGCTTCGAGTAGACAGGAGGTAATTTCACTTTTGCTTAAGGGCAACAAGGCACGCACAATGGAGCCCACGGCTGCAAATCAGACTTCATCTCGAAGTCATGCTCTTTTGAGTATAACTGTTCAAATGCGAACGAGTTTGGGAACCAAGCAGGGACGGCTCTTTCTAACTGATTTGGCTGGATCTGAGAGAGctaagaaaaccaaaaacagaGGCAAAAGATTGCAAGAAGGGGCACACATAAATCGAAGCTTGTTGGCCTTGGGGAATTGCATCAATGCTCTGTCCGGAGGGGCCCGATATGTAAACTATCGAGACTCAAAGCTAACTCGGTTGTTGAAAGAAGCCTTGAGTGGCAAATGTAAGACGGTTATGATTGCTCATGTTGCACCGGAGGGAAAACATCGCGATGAAACTAAGAACACGTTAGTGTATGCTGACCGAGCAAATAATATAACGACTCGTCTTCAAAACACCGGCTACATAGACGAAGTTAAAGATTTCCCTATGAAGCACTATCAGAGTCTGGTCACTGATCTGCGTGAGGAGGTGACCCGTTTAAGGTCCAAGATGCTGACTGAACGACCTCGCAGTGGAGCCGCACTAGCTCGAACAACGGCCGTGGATGATGAAAAACGCAAGTCCGAACTGAGATATTTGAGAGAACAAATTGTCCTTACGTTCAAGCAACAGATGAAGTTGAGACGAAAGCTCTTGGAAGCAGAAAGTCATTTGCTGGGCCTCGAACTCGATGCTGAAAGACAACATATGATCATATCACATTGGCAAGGACGAATGGGAAAACTATATGATACTCTTGTTGAAGATg ATGGTGAATCAGAAGGTTCTATTGCTTTGAAGAACGCTTGGGGTGAGCTGGCTGCAATCGAGAAAGAATCCAGAAGATATAAGGAAATTCGGGAAAGAACCGAACAGGAGTTGGAAATGTGCCGACAAAAAGGCGTACAGTTGGAAGAT GAACTACCAGAACGTATCAGCAGCGATGAAGAACGAGAACTTTTGG CTCTTCTTTGTCGAGTCCACGAATTAGAAGCCGACAAAGTTTCCTTGCAAGCAGAGAGGTTAGCCCGTCAAGCTGAACTACGTAGAAGAGACTTGCAATTATTGCGCGCCGAACGTCAGAGAAGACTTTGCGAAGATATCATAAGCTCTCAAAGACGTTTAATCGAAGATGGAAATGTTGACCTTCCGGATGAATTGAGGGAATTGTATGCCTTGTATCAGCAGGAAATCCATGCAGGTACTGTTAATTCATCGGGATTaacattttatgaaagaaaactaCCTCCCATATATTCAGCAGg tTCAGAATCACCAGGAAGTTCAAGTTCCGGCTCAGATTGGTCACCATCACCTTTGCCACCAATCGAATTGGGACAAGAGGTTCCATTAGCAATTAGCATTCAAGAGGACCCTGATCGTTTGATGGGTCCATTGGTAAATTCTCGGgttcgaaaaatgtcaacatctAGAAAACGTTCAAAATCAACCAATGCCAGAACTTCCGAATAA